AACCTCAATTCTTAATTTATATCATATTTGTTATTATAAAACATTCAACACATTTAGGTCATACAATCTGCATTATTTATATACATATTCTAATATTTTATGTCCCGCTTCAACACATTTTTATGATACTATAACGCTAAGGAGGCGCACACCATGGAAATTACGTTTTTTGGAACGAGTGCTGGGTTGCCCACTAAAGAACGTCACACACAATCAATCGCTTTATCATTGGAACCGTATGATACTGATGTTTGGTTATTCGACGTGGGGGAAGCCACACAACATCAAATCTTGCATCATTCAATAAAACTAGGAAAAGTAAGCCATATTTTTATTACACATATGCACGGAGATCATGTTTTTGGTCTACCCGGTGTGTTAACGAGTCGTTCTTTCCAAGGTGGAGAAGCAAAACCATTAACGGTAGTAGGGCCATCAGGGATTAAAGATTTTATCGAATATAATATGGCATTAACACATTCACATTTAAATTATCCCATACATATTATTGAACTTAATCAAGAAATTGATCTCACTTTTAATCAATTTCAAGTTAAAGCTTATCCGTTAAATCATGGCGTACCGTGTTACGGTTTTCGAATCGAAGCACCAAGTACACCAGGTAAATTAGATGTAAATAAATTAAAAGCCTTAGGAATACAACCTGGCCCACTTTATCAAAACATTAAAACACAAGACACATTTGAATATGAAGGCAAAATATACGATACCGCGCCATTTAAGGGCCCAGACAAACATGGCCCTGTCATTGGGATTTTTGGCGATACAAAACCTTGCGTGAATCAAATTAAAATAGCACAAGATGCTGATGTCATTGTTCATGAATCCACGTATATTGAAGGTGATAAAATACGGGCAAATAACTATCACCACAGTCATATAGAGGATGTGCTAAAACTTTTAAATGATGCAAATGTCAAACATGGATTACTTACACATTTAAGTAATCGATATACGTTAGATGATATCGCGCAAATAGAAACACAACTTCATGAAACTACAAATCGCTCATTTCAATTTGTGAAGGACTATGATACTTATCGCTTTTAAAGCATACAAATATAAAACGTCCGCCGACATTAGATCGGTGGACGTTTAATTAATCACTAAAATTCATTTGAATACATAGGGCGTTACACTGTGATCATCCCATTATAGACACGTCTAGCTAACGGTTGTTTCAATACGACAAACAAGTCTCGTTTAAGGACGATGGTAATTTAAAGAAAACAAACTAGTAAAATGCCTCCGTACTTAACGCTAATGGTTCATGTCATCCTTCACTATCATTATCATCTTTAGCAGACAATTCAACACTTCGATTTACAGCCGCATTTAAACAATCTTCAAAAATACCCTCAATATCATAATCTGATAGTTTGTTTAAGCCTGCTTGCGTAGTGCCACCTTTAGACGTAATGTTTTTTCTAAGCTGTTCCAAACTTAAATCTGAACGTTCAATCATTTTACCTGTACCAATGATAAGTTCGCGTATCGATTCTTCAACTTCTGATTTTTCCAGTCCTAATTTTGTCCCCGCATTCACATATTTTTCAAAAACATGGTAAAGAAATGCCGGACCACTTCCTGTAATCGCAGTAACTTGATGTAAGTGATCTTCTTTAACTTCAATTGCTGAGCCAAATGCATTAATTAGCGATAACACTTCATCTTTTGAACGCGGTCCAAAATTGCGAGAAAAACTGACACCAGTTACTGAATGACCCACTTGTGCATTCGTATTAGGCATAATACGTGCAATAGGGTTATGAGGGTTCAGTTTTTCACGTAAATAACTGATTGATAAACCAGCCATAATTGAAATGAATTTGTTCTTTTCATCTATATAACCGCGAATTCTATCAGCCAATTGGTCAAAGTCATGCGGTTTTGCCCCTAAAAAAACGTAGTCAGCATCTTTCAACAAGGCTTCATCATCGTAACTATAATGAACCCCTAATTCCCGATGATAATCTTCTAACATCTGTTGATTTGAGCGATTAGTTACATAAATATTTTCTGGAGGAATCAGTTTTGAATTTATAATTCCTTTAAATATCGCATTTGCCATGTTACCAGCACCATAAAATACGATTTTCATAAAGCGTGTCACATCCTAAATGATTAGTTTACATTTATTTTAACATAAAACAAATTGTGCTCATGAAAAGAGGGTGAACATCTAAACCACTCTTATAACCTTATAGTAATACATTCCCTAAAGTGGCATATTAAACATCATTGAGGGATTAAAAGTATAAATTTTTCAAGTTTGTTGAAATTTTAGTTAGTATTAACAACCACAATTTTGTGCCATCAAAACTTTGTCTTTAAAAACAAACAAAATTTACATTAAAATTATATTCCTTTATTTAGTGGTATAGTATATAATTTGGTTAGTAATATTTGAATTACTAAATCTTTTGAAAAATGGGGGGAATATGATGAACAAAAAAATATTGGTATTTATGGTCTTTGTACTATTATTAAATGTTTTAGCACCAATATTTCAAAGTAGTAACGTTACAGCAGCAAGTGACATTTCTTCTACAAACGTTACAAGTTTAACTGTATCTCCATCGCAAATAAATGATGGTGGAAATACTAAAGTAAGGGTAGATTTTAGTGACACAAATGGTCCTATCAAAAATGGTGATATAATTACAGTTTCATGGCCAACTACAGGTAATTTAAAAGTCGAAGGATACATTAAATCATTACCATTAACTGTTAATGAACAAGTGGTTGGACAGGTGCTAATAAACTCTGATGGGGCCACCATTACTTTTAATCAAAATGTCGAAAAATTAAAAGATGTCTCTGGTTTTGCTGAATTTGAAGTTCAAGGACGTAATCTAACTAATACAACACAGCAGAATACCCAAAACGGGTCTATTACATCTGGTACTAAAAGTGCGGAATTATCAGTAACAAAAAGTGAAGCGGGAACAGGAGGAGTCTTTTATTATAAAACGGGAGATATGCAACCAAGTGAGCCTGATTATGTTAGATGGTTTTTAAATATCAATACTCAAAAGGCTTATGTTATTAAAGATTTAACGATTCATGACCAAATACAAGGTGGTCAAAAAATTGATTTAAGTACATTAAATATACAAGTGGAAGGCTCTCATCCTAATAATATAACTGGCCCAACAGCTATAAAGGAATTTCAAGAAAAATACCCAGGATCAAATTTAACAGTAGACGAGAGTAATAATACAATAAACATTTTTATACCCCAAGGGTATGCTTCAAAAAACAACTTTATAGTAAGCTATAAAACAAAAATCACAAATGAAACACAACCTGAGTTTGTAAATAAAACACAAGCTTGGTATCAAGAACACAATCAACCAGAGGTAGCGGGTCAATCATTTGATTATTCAGTTCAGAATATTAGCGCTAATGCTGGTATTCAAGGTACCGTTAAAGGTGAATTAAAAATTCAAAAAGTTGATAAAGATACTAAATTACCGATTCCAGATGTTAAATTTACCTTAGCAAAATCGGATGGAAGTGTTATTAAAAATGGACAAACGTCTATTGAATTAACAACTGACGATAAAGGTATAGCAAATATAAAAGAACTACCTAGCGGAAGCTATATTATTAAAGAAATTGATGCCCCAGCTCCTTATACCTTTGATAAAAATCAAACATATCCTTTTGAATTAAAAGATTCGGATACTAAAGGTTATTTTATTCAAATAGACAACTCTAAAGCAGCAGAGAAAACGAAAGACGTAACAGCTAAAAAAGTTTGGAAAGATACTAAAGCGAATCATCCGACTGTTTATTTTAAATTATTCCAAAAAGACACGAATGGTGGAGAAACAGCTGTTCCAAATACAGAAGTTAAAACATTAGAAAACGGAACAACGGAAGTAACATGGAATGGTTTACCAGAAGTAGATAAAGATGGTAAAGCTATAGACTATGTTGTAAAAGAAGTTGACGCGCAAGGTAACGACACTACACCAGAGGGCTATACTAAAAAAGAAGAAGGTTTAACAGTCACAAATACTGAAAAGCCTCTTGAAACGACTTCAATTTCTGGTGAAAAGAAGTGGGACGATAAAAACAATCAAGACGGCAAACGTCCCGATGTTGTAACAATTAATTTACTTAAAGACGGAAAAGTCATTAAAACAACTGAAGCTTCTGCCGCTAATGGGTGGACATATGAATTTAAAGATTTACCTAAAGAAGAAAATGGAAAAACCATTGATTACAAAGTATCTGAAAAGGCAGTAGAGGGTTATAAATCTACAGTTGAAGGTACAACAATCACGAACCATTACACACCTGAAACAACTAAAGTTACTGGTGAAAAAGTATGGGACGACAAAAATGATCAAGACGGTAAACGTCCAAATTCTGTAGCCGTTAATTTACTTGCGAATGGTGAAAAAGTACAGTCTAAAACTGTTACGAAAGATACCGATTGGAAGTATGAATTTACTAACTTACCAAAGTATGAAAATGGTAAAGTGATAGAATATACAGTTACAGAAGATCATGTTGAGAATTATTCGACTACGATTAACGATACTACAATTACAAACAAATATACACCTGGCAAAACGTCTGCTACGGTCACTAAAAACTGGGAAGATGCTAACAACCAAGATGGCAAGCGCCCAGCTAACATTCAAGTTGAACTTCTAGCAGATGGCGTGCCAACTGGAAAAACAGTAACATTAAATTCAGAAAATGAATGGACGTATACATGGCAAAATCTGGATGAAAAAGCACAAGGTAAAACGATTACTTATACTGTGAAAGAAATTTCTAAGGTCAATGCGTATACTTCATCTATTGATAATAGTAATATGGGTAACTTGATTATTACGAATCACTATACACCTGAAACTACAGAAGTAAACGGTACAAAAGTCTGGAACGATAAAGATAATCAAGATGGTAAACGTCCAGAATCTGTAACTGTTAATTTATTGAAAAATGGTGAAAAAGTCGATTCTCAAAATGTTAATGCCGCATCTAATTGGCATTATGCATTCTCCGATTTACCAAAGTATGAAAATGGACAAATGGTTGATTATACAGTAACAGAAGACCACGTCTCTGATTACACAACGACTATCGATGGCACAACAATTACGAACACGTATACGCCGGGGAAAACGTCTGCTACGGTCACTAAAAACTGGGAAGATGCTAACAATCAAGATGGTCATCGTCCTGAATCAATCGAAGTGGAATTATACGCAAATGATAAAGCCACAGGTCAAAAAGCTACATTATCTGAAAGTAACAATTGGACTCACACATGGCAAGATCTTGATGAAAAAACACAAGGTAAGAACATCACTTATACTGTAAAAGAACTTTCTAACGTAAAAGGATATACATCTAAAATTGATGATTCCAATATCGGCAATGTAATACTTACGAATACACATACACCCGAATTAACTAAGGTAGAAGGTAAAAAAGTCTGGGATGATAAAGATAATCAAGATGGCAAACGTCCTAAATCAGTGACGATCAATTTACTCAAAAACGGAGAAAAAATTGAATCGCAAACTGTAAATGCTTCTTCAAATTGGACTTATTCATTTGATCATTTACCAAAATATGACAATGGAAAAGAAGTTCAATATACTGTCACGGAAGATCACGTTGAAGATTATTCAACTACTATCGATGGCACGACAATTACAAATCAATATACACCAGGTAAGACGTCTGCAACCGTAACTAAAAATTGGGAAGATCATAATAACCAAGATGGTCATCGACCGAAGTCTATTGATGTAGAACTTTTAGCGAACGGTGAAGCTACTGGTAAAACTGCAACGTTAGAATCTGACAATGATTGGACACATACATGGCAAGATCTTGATGAAAAATCAAATGGCAAAACTATTCAATATACAGTAAAAGAAACAACTGCAGTTAAAGGATATGAAACTTCAGTTAACAATGACAATATTGGAAACTTAGTCATTACAAATGCTTATACGCCAGAAACGACAAAAGTTGAAGGCAAAAAGGTATGGAAAGACAATGACAACCAAGATGGTAAACGTCCTAATCAAATTAAAGTAAATTTATTGAAAAATGGTGAAGAAGTTGATTCGACAACGGTGGATGCAACTTCAGACTGGACATACGCATTTAATCAATTGCCGAAATATGAAAACGGTAAAGAAATCAATTACAGCGTAACAGAAGATCATGTCGATCATTATTCAACATCAATTGATGGCACGACCATTACAAATTCGTATACACCTGGTAAAACTTCTGCAACGGTGACGAAGCATTGGGAAGATCATCAAAATATGAATAAACAACGTCCTGAATCAATTGAAGTGGAGTTACTGGCTGATGGTAAAGCTACTGGTGAAACTGTTTCTTTAAATGATAAAAATAAATGGACACATACGTGGAAAGATCTTGAAGAAAAAGCGAAAGGTAAAAACATCACTTATACTGTGAAAGAGCGTACGCAACTTGAGCATTATCATGTATCTGTAAATAACGATGATATGGGGAATTTAATCATTACAAATACATTTATTGACCCTACAAAACCATCGGAACCAAATAATCCAAAAGAAGAGAAACCAAATGAACCTGGTACACCTTCTGAAAATCCTAAAACATCAGAACAGCCGAAACCAGGCATTCCGAAATTCATTAGTGAATTACCAAACACAGGTAAAGCGTTAATGCAATCATGGATAACATGGGTTGTAATAGGGTGTATCGTTCTAGGAATTTACTTCATCTTTAGAAAAAGAAAATAGCCAATACGATTAAACTAAGACAATCATTATAAACCCCCG
The sequence above is a segment of the Staphylococcus hyicus genome. Coding sequences within it:
- the proC gene encoding pyrroline-5-carboxylate reductase encodes the protein MKIVFYGAGNMANAIFKGIINSKLIPPENIYVTNRSNQQMLEDYHRELGVHYSYDDEALLKDADYVFLGAKPHDFDQLADRIRGYIDEKNKFISIMAGLSISYLREKLNPHNPIARIMPNTNAQVGHSVTGVSFSRNFGPRSKDEVLSLINAFGSAIEVKEDHLHQVTAITGSGPAFLYHVFEKYVNAGTKLGLEKSEVEESIRELIIGTGKMIERSDLSLEQLRKNITSKGGTTQAGLNKLSDYDIEGIFEDCLNAAVNRSVELSAKDDNDSEG
- a CDS encoding Cna B-type domain-containing protein gives rise to the protein MNKKILVFMVFVLLLNVLAPIFQSSNVTAASDISSTNVTSLTVSPSQINDGGNTKVRVDFSDTNGPIKNGDIITVSWPTTGNLKVEGYIKSLPLTVNEQVVGQVLINSDGATITFNQNVEKLKDVSGFAEFEVQGRNLTNTTQQNTQNGSITSGTKSAELSVTKSEAGTGGVFYYKTGDMQPSEPDYVRWFLNINTQKAYVIKDLTIHDQIQGGQKIDLSTLNIQVEGSHPNNITGPTAIKEFQEKYPGSNLTVDESNNTINIFIPQGYASKNNFIVSYKTKITNETQPEFVNKTQAWYQEHNQPEVAGQSFDYSVQNISANAGIQGTVKGELKIQKVDKDTKLPIPDVKFTLAKSDGSVIKNGQTSIELTTDDKGIANIKELPSGSYIIKEIDAPAPYTFDKNQTYPFELKDSDTKGYFIQIDNSKAAEKTKDVTAKKVWKDTKANHPTVYFKLFQKDTNGGETAVPNTEVKTLENGTTEVTWNGLPEVDKDGKAIDYVVKEVDAQGNDTTPEGYTKKEEGLTVTNTEKPLETTSISGEKKWDDKNNQDGKRPDVVTINLLKDGKVIKTTEASAANGWTYEFKDLPKEENGKTIDYKVSEKAVEGYKSTVEGTTITNHYTPETTKVTGEKVWDDKNDQDGKRPNSVAVNLLANGEKVQSKTVTKDTDWKYEFTNLPKYENGKVIEYTVTEDHVENYSTTINDTTITNKYTPGKTSATVTKNWEDANNQDGKRPANIQVELLADGVPTGKTVTLNSENEWTYTWQNLDEKAQGKTITYTVKEISKVNAYTSSIDNSNMGNLIITNHYTPETTEVNGTKVWNDKDNQDGKRPESVTVNLLKNGEKVDSQNVNAASNWHYAFSDLPKYENGQMVDYTVTEDHVSDYTTTIDGTTITNTYTPGKTSATVTKNWEDANNQDGHRPESIEVELYANDKATGQKATLSESNNWTHTWQDLDEKTQGKNITYTVKELSNVKGYTSKIDDSNIGNVILTNTHTPELTKVEGKKVWDDKDNQDGKRPKSVTINLLKNGEKIESQTVNASSNWTYSFDHLPKYDNGKEVQYTVTEDHVEDYSTTIDGTTITNQYTPGKTSATVTKNWEDHNNQDGHRPKSIDVELLANGEATGKTATLESDNDWTHTWQDLDEKSNGKTIQYTVKETTAVKGYETSVNNDNIGNLVITNAYTPETTKVEGKKVWKDNDNQDGKRPNQIKVNLLKNGEEVDSTTVDATSDWTYAFNQLPKYENGKEINYSVTEDHVDHYSTSIDGTTITNSYTPGKTSATVTKHWEDHQNMNKQRPESIEVELLADGKATGETVSLNDKNKWTHTWKDLEEKAKGKNITYTVKERTQLEHYHVSVNNDDMGNLIITNTFIDPTKPSEPNNPKEEKPNEPGTPSENPKTSEQPKPGIPKFISELPNTGKALMQSWITWVVIGCIVLGIYFIFRKRK
- the rnz gene encoding ribonuclease Z, whose product is MEITFFGTSAGLPTKERHTQSIALSLEPYDTDVWLFDVGEATQHQILHHSIKLGKVSHIFITHMHGDHVFGLPGVLTSRSFQGGEAKPLTVVGPSGIKDFIEYNMALTHSHLNYPIHIIELNQEIDLTFNQFQVKAYPLNHGVPCYGFRIEAPSTPGKLDVNKLKALGIQPGPLYQNIKTQDTFEYEGKIYDTAPFKGPDKHGPVIGIFGDTKPCVNQIKIAQDADVIVHESTYIEGDKIRANNYHHSHIEDVLKLLNDANVKHGLLTHLSNRYTLDDIAQIETQLHETTNRSFQFVKDYDTYRF